From Acinetobacter lwoffii, a single genomic window includes:
- a CDS encoding MarC family protein: MSESLNAFALFFSLLNPFLMSIYMLGIIRNSDAKVFNMALIQGSLISFIVFIIFAKTGEAFFNEVLHVRFESFQIFGGIIFLVIGYRYVFEGADTIGVMRGAPSHLAGTIAMPFMIGPGTISASVITGIQLSLMQTILVIFSTLFLTCSLLILMKYLHDHLQHKYSNYIDLYVDIVGRVAALLIGTIAIDMIVTGVTGILET; this comes from the coding sequence ATGTCAGAAAGTTTGAATGCATTTGCCCTGTTTTTCTCCCTGCTCAACCCTTTTCTGATGAGTATTTATATGCTCGGAATTATCCGTAATTCCGACGCAAAAGTATTCAACATGGCATTGATTCAGGGCAGTCTGATCAGCTTTATTGTGTTCATCATTTTTGCAAAAACCGGTGAAGCCTTCTTTAATGAAGTCTTGCATGTACGGTTTGAGTCCTTCCAGATTTTTGGCGGTATTATTTTTCTGGTGATTGGCTATCGTTATGTCTTTGAAGGTGCTGATACGATTGGTGTGATGCGTGGAGCGCCCAGTCATCTGGCGGGCACGATTGCCATGCCGTTTATGATCGGTCCGGGTACCATTTCGGCATCTGTGATCACCGGCATACAGCTCAGTTTAATGCAAACCATTCTGGTGATTTTTTCTACGCTGTTTCTGACTTGTAGCCTGCTGATCCTGATGAAATATCTGCATGATCATTTACAACATAAATATTCCAACTACATTGACCTGTATGTCGATATTGTCGGTCGTGTTGCTGCGCTTCTGATTGGTACGATTGCCATCGATATGATTGTGACAGGCGTTACCGGAATTTTAGAAACCTGA